DNA sequence from the Halobacterium sp. DL1 genome:
TCCGGGCCACCCTATCCACTAAGCTTGGGCAAGCATCGGGACGTTGATCGATTAGAACCCCGTCTGGGACCCGACGGTTTAGTTCAGCGGTTGCTCCACCAGTCGATGAACCTACCGACGCCCTCCTCAAATCCCACCTGGGGTTCCCAGTCTAGTTCGTTCCGAGCACGAGAAATGTCCGAGACGTACACCTTCTGGTCTCCCTCTCGCCACTCGTCGTACGAGATGTCCGTTCTTCTCCCGGTCTCGTCCTCCAGTATATCGAGGAATTCTAGTAAGCTAGTGGTGTTCTCTGGCCCGCCACCGACGTTGTACACTGCCGGCTTCCCTTCCGGATCGGAGAGGAATGCGTCGTATGCTCGAATCAGGTCTTTCACGTAGAGGACGTCTCGGACCTGTTTCCCGTCGCCGAAGATGGTGAGGGGTTCGTCCCGGAGTGTGCTGATGGCAAAGTGAGCTACCCAACCTTGGTCCTCGTTGCCGAATTGGCGCGTTCCGTAGATGCAACTCATTCGGAACGCGGCAGCGTCGACTTCTCCCCGATCGGCGTAATCCTGTACGTAGAGATCCGCCGTAAGTTTCGACACCCCGTATGGAGTGTGTTCACAGTCGTCGATAGATAGTGACTCCGGAATACCGTCCTGATAGTCGGGGTCGTCGTACTGGTACCGCGTGTCCTCCTCACGGACTGGAATCCCGTTGACGTTGTCACCGTACACCTTGTTCGTCGATGCTAGCACGACTGCTGGATCACTGTCTGCTTTCCGTGCTGCTTCGAGAACGTTGAACGTCCCGAGAGCGTTCACTTCGAAGTCCGTTCGTGGGTCCTGAATCGAGGCAGTGACGGCGACCTGGCCTGCGGTGTGAACAATTGCATCGTGACCCTCTACAACCTCTTCTAGAAGTTCCTCGTCACGGATATCACCCTCTACGAGATCGACACCGGGATGGTTCTCTGAAATGTACTTCCAGTTGTACGCCGCCGTGTTCCGGCTATCGTCCGCCGTTTCTAGTGTGTCGACTCGACTGAGGTTGTCGAGTGCCGTAACGTCGGCGCCTCGTTCGGCGTAGTACTCCACGGCATGACTGCCGACGAAACCCGCACCGCCAGTGACGAGAACTGCGTCTGGCATGCTCATACAGAGCCAGTGAGACTTCCAAGACAAAGGTATTCCTCTTCTCCTCAGTCTTCACCAACTAGGCCCTTCTCTTCCAGTTCTTGGTGCGCCTTCTCGAAGTTGTCCTCTGCTTCCTGCTCACGGCCCCACTCGACCAGTTCACGCATTCCCTCCTCGAATCCAATTTCGGCTTCGAACCCGAGCTTGTCGTCGGCCTTCGTCGGGTCTGCGAAGCAGTGGCGGATATCCCCCTGACGATAGTCGTTCGCGATTTCGGGTTCGAGTTCAGCGGACCTGTCGTAAAGG
Encoded proteins:
- a CDS encoding nucleoside-diphosphate sugar epimerase; amino-acid sequence: MSMPDAVLVTGGAGFVGSHAVEYYAERGADVTALDNLSRVDTLETADDSRNTAAYNWKYISENHPGVDLVEGDIRDEELLEEVVEGHDAIVHTAGQVAVTASIQDPRTDFEVNALGTFNVLEAARKADSDPAVVLASTNKVYGDNVNGIPVREEDTRYQYDDPDYQDGIPESLSIDDCEHTPYGVSKLTADLYVQDYADRGEVDAAAFRMSCIYGTRQFGNEDQGWVAHFAISTLRDEPLTIFGDGKQVRDVLYVKDLIRAYDAFLSDPEGKPAVYNVGGGPENTTSLLEFLDILEDETGRRTDISYDEWREGDQKVYVSDISRARNELDWEPQVGFEEGVGRFIDWWSNR